Proteins from a genomic interval of Tolypothrix sp. NIES-4075:
- a CDS encoding type I polyketide synthase has product MTINEQPADNISQGSQRQMVSELHDPIAVVGIGCWYPGSQGPQQLWENILARRREFRRIPNVRFSLEDYYDSDPEAVDKTYGQRAALIDGFVFDWAKKRIPQRTYMCTDIAQWLALDVAAAALEDAGYTRESVEHDRTGVILGNTLTGEWTRSNSMRLRWPFVRRSLLAAASVKGLSASLQEELVTTMEEFYKSVFPPTTEDTLAGGLSNTIAGRICNYFDFHGGGYTVDGACSSSLIAICTAANYLANKDLDMALAGGVDISLDTFELIGFAKTGALTKSDMNVYDRRASGFLPGEGCGFVVMKRLSDARRAGDTVYAVVRGWGISSDGKGGITAPSSNGQTVAIRRAYIRAGYSPHTLDFVEGHGTGTPVGDKTELEALAAAIQTDETASEKTCGITSLKSIIGHTKAAAGVGAFIKAAIAANRRVLPTTAGCTQPNKSFDTTARVLYPILLGKIEEPTKTLRVGVSAMGFGGINCHVTLESGDAPSQSLAPALEERALLVSNQESEVFVFGAASVLELLHKVQPLIEIAEQLSLGDLVDLAAHLGQELFDAPVRAAVVAGTPDTLADRLLALAALLHQNPPTEGEVKTNQQRDIWVGNRVQKNRLGFLMPGQGSQQLLMARVLVERYAWAREIVAQADQWISLSGGEPISSKIFCPLDRASDSEVDRWQRTLAETQVAQPAICLASILYARYLANLGIQPSVVGGHSLGELTAFHLAGAFDEADLLKLATQRGRAMMESAAQPGAMVSLACTKQEAETLVNRASGYVVVANINSPRQIVVSGEEQAVLEVMKLATEEGISAKRLRVSNAFHSRQMTAAAEQISKSKYVPQVLGETDLQIVSSMHGAVVVSGINLRQHFSTQMLAQVDFVGLVEQMQQTCDLMIEVGPGSVLSGLVKDILGNENTCLPIASQPNCDRDLNAVLASTFVHGVEVNWTALYNGRLVRPFLPATKRLFIENPCERPFIATTGLTLDPALFRAVAPAKAEPTPTLLTSTMVPSTNGKTVTEVELLELVAKRTGYPSDTVSPDSRLLDDLNLDSIKAADLVATAAKQVGVEGKLDPSQFANATIADIATAIREAQEVYPDAQIKSTIFTPTSGSKIDSTSNWVRNFSIEYVPKEAPQCKQEDWQSANVLIVADTEQAEVVKALREQLFSVGADVKTVSYSTLLQEGFSDSFSHKIAVLPRTISSQTNAPIPLSQTVARLRSIATLPKTEAGSGRKSCVAYVQFGGGDFGQTRRVVPEDCCAAAFARSLHHEQPDIYVRVIDFWEQIEPDRAASLIVCELSGTEPCTTVGYNAEGVRLEPQARLQQPIEYLRRSLTWSAQDVILVTGGAKGITAECALAVARTTGAQLALVGSSPSGNDSEVARTLERFQNAGLTCRYYSCDITDSCAVAELVATVTAELGSITAVVHGAGINKPRRISQVSVEDAVAEVSPKLLGAYNLFQALASAPPRLFIAFTSIIGVTGMPGNAWYAFSNELLDLMLRRFASDHQEMAVQAIAYSVWDDVGMAARMGSVKNLAQMGIRAIPSEEGVRRFLQLFECDPGAKQVVVAARLGGLDTWSPITLPPATGLRFVQQVCYCEPGVELKLRTRLSLAADLYVQEHVYRGSYLFPTVFGLEAMAQATAYVIGEQQPSIVRIEDISLDRPVVVDPTEGVEIELHAEVMEMNAQGERRVKVGIRTEQTGFAGDHFAATLVLGELVVGELAAPELGEALDIDPKTDLYGNLLFQGPRFQRIKSLFALVQNKCVFQSYVQAATELSSESFAPGLGSDLVLGDPYFRDVLLQSMQLTVPQDTCLPIHIEKIELFSCPSLDCGSRVVTALLQRREDREYIGEVIATSEQGYVVERLTGYRLRILEEHPENPTAVDLAFPEARDEDHLRHILQTTCKALGLSQPAVALGIPNLQGKNREQRRQQQHPIAARALQAQLALPSQEDLVFEIETLPSGKPVFSGAIAAELNISLSHDDRYCLCVVGSTPQGCDIEPIAHRTADNWSALLGVFRNSVVEELVRGGEPRDRAATRIWSALEAVRKAFNGSDPQFSVEKQQSDAVLLRTQTLSGTYFVLTLPIKLTRGLERMVALIVSEQSKNVLLDHQTSNNDVYQSLAHNHKVRYTYDGPQGQPVYEQRFQVSFKDSASISRRVSFSQYISWIGKIRELPMESIAPQLLSDFRNEWGMVTNAVSLRVLGEATSYDIIQARCWMGNVVGSSFNTYIEFCKVLPDNSLERLAIGEVKATWVRLVSYGVPSPRSFPQYLEEYLNQFSAKKPATLDLKNPATLNLSPLPASLSQLEAGQVVYDTPPGPNGGKVLRTETFQTTLEESNLVGNVYYGNYFIWQGRVRDLFLYSIAPEYLRVSEPHGEMICLYSRMDYLREAMPFDRVRVILSVQSVFMCGAIFSFEFFREQPDGQMQKLQVGQQEVVWVERLADGTPIAHPWPEVVMHSLLERSSQVST; this is encoded by the coding sequence ATGACTATTAATGAGCAACCTGCTGACAATATTTCGCAAGGTTCGCAGCGCCAGATGGTAAGTGAGTTACATGACCCAATTGCAGTAGTTGGTATAGGTTGTTGGTATCCAGGATCTCAAGGACCTCAACAGCTTTGGGAAAATATTTTGGCACGGCGTCGTGAGTTTCGCCGGATACCAAATGTCCGGTTCTCACTTGAGGATTACTATGACTCAGATCCAGAAGCAGTTGACAAGACATATGGGCAGCGTGCAGCTCTGATTGATGGTTTTGTGTTCGACTGGGCTAAGAAGCGTATTCCGCAACGTACATACATGTGTACAGATATCGCTCAATGGCTGGCATTAGACGTAGCAGCAGCAGCGCTGGAGGATGCGGGTTACACGCGAGAGTCAGTGGAGCATGACCGCACAGGGGTTATTCTGGGCAATACCCTTACTGGCGAGTGGACCCGTTCCAACTCGATGCGGTTGCGCTGGCCCTTCGTGCGGCGATCGCTTCTTGCCGCTGCTAGTGTTAAGGGGCTGTCAGCAAGCCTTCAGGAAGAACTCGTGACAACGATGGAGGAATTCTACAAGTCGGTCTTCCCACCAACCACTGAAGATACACTTGCTGGTGGTCTGTCAAATACCATTGCTGGTCGAATCTGCAACTATTTTGACTTTCACGGTGGCGGCTACACTGTCGATGGAGCCTGCTCCTCATCGCTAATAGCAATATGTACCGCAGCAAACTACCTGGCTAACAAAGATTTGGACATGGCGCTGGCAGGAGGTGTCGATATCAGTTTAGACACCTTTGAATTGATTGGTTTTGCCAAGACTGGCGCTCTGACTAAAAGCGATATGAATGTTTACGATCGCCGCGCCAGTGGCTTCCTACCTGGTGAGGGTTGCGGGTTTGTAGTGATGAAAAGGCTATCAGATGCACGTAGAGCAGGCGATACTGTTTACGCAGTAGTCCGGGGCTGGGGAATTTCCTCAGATGGTAAGGGAGGAATAACCGCACCTAGTTCTAACGGGCAAACCGTTGCTATTCGACGTGCCTATATCCGGGCTGGGTACAGTCCGCACACACTGGATTTTGTAGAAGGTCATGGGACAGGCACCCCAGTGGGCGACAAGACTGAGCTGGAGGCACTGGCAGCGGCAATCCAGACAGACGAAACGGCATCTGAGAAAACCTGCGGAATTACCTCATTAAAATCCATTATCGGGCATACTAAAGCAGCTGCTGGTGTCGGGGCTTTTATTAAAGCTGCGATCGCAGCTAATCGGCGCGTTTTGCCGACCACTGCTGGCTGCACGCAGCCGAACAAGAGCTTTGATACTACTGCACGAGTTTTATACCCAATTCTGTTGGGAAAAATTGAGGAGCCGACCAAAACACTGCGCGTCGGGGTATCCGCTATGGGATTTGGCGGTATCAATTGCCACGTAACTCTAGAATCTGGCGATGCGCCCTCGCAATCGCTAGCACCAGCTTTGGAGGAACGCGCGCTTCTCGTCTCCAATCAAGAAAGTGAAGTTTTCGTGTTTGGTGCAGCATCTGTCTTAGAGCTTTTGCACAAAGTACAACCACTCATAGAAATAGCCGAGCAATTGAGTTTGGGCGACCTCGTAGACCTCGCAGCACATTTAGGTCAGGAACTCTTTGATGCACCTGTACGCGCGGCAGTGGTGGCTGGTACACCAGATACACTTGCCGATCGCCTTCTGGCACTAGCAGCACTTCTACACCAGAATCCTCCCACAGAGGGAGAAGTGAAGACGAATCAACAGCGAGATATCTGGGTTGGCAACCGCGTTCAGAAGAACCGCCTAGGATTCTTGATGCCCGGTCAAGGCTCCCAGCAACTCTTAATGGCAAGAGTATTGGTCGAGCGGTACGCTTGGGCAAGGGAAATTGTGGCTCAAGCAGACCAGTGGATTTCACTCTCAGGTGGAGAACCTATTTCCTCTAAAATATTTTGCCCACTAGACCGTGCATCTGATTCAGAGGTTGACAGGTGGCAGCGCACACTCGCCGAGACTCAGGTAGCACAGCCAGCCATTTGTTTGGCATCAATACTCTACGCACGCTACCTCGCAAATCTAGGTATTCAACCCTCAGTGGTGGGAGGGCATAGCCTAGGCGAACTAACTGCGTTTCACTTGGCTGGAGCCTTCGATGAAGCCGACCTTTTGAAGTTAGCCACACAAAGAGGGCGGGCAATGATGGAGTCAGCCGCACAGCCTGGGGCTATGGTGAGTCTCGCCTGTACAAAACAAGAAGCAGAGACGCTCGTTAATCGCGCATCCGGTTATGTAGTAGTTGCTAACATTAACAGCCCCCGTCAGATTGTTGTCTCCGGAGAAGAGCAGGCAGTTCTGGAAGTGATGAAGTTGGCAACTGAGGAGGGGATAAGTGCGAAGCGGCTACGGGTTTCCAACGCTTTCCATTCTCGGCAAATGACGGCAGCAGCAGAGCAAATCAGTAAGAGCAAGTACGTGCCCCAAGTACTGGGTGAAACTGATTTACAAATTGTCTCTAGTATGCATGGTGCTGTAGTGGTGAGTGGAATCAACTTGCGGCAACATTTCTCTACTCAAATGCTTGCCCAGGTAGACTTTGTTGGTCTTGTGGAGCAAATGCAACAAACGTGCGATTTGATGATCGAGGTGGGTCCAGGCAGTGTGCTCTCCGGGTTGGTAAAGGACATACTTGGGAATGAGAATACTTGCCTTCCTATTGCCTCGCAGCCAAACTGCGATCGCGATCTGAACGCGGTACTTGCGTCTACTTTCGTTCATGGAGTGGAGGTCAATTGGACTGCACTTTATAATGGTCGGCTCGTCCGTCCTTTCCTGCCAGCAACAAAGCGTTTGTTCATAGAGAATCCTTGTGAACGCCCTTTTATTGCGACCACTGGTTTAACCCTAGACCCCGCCTTATTCCGAGCAGTAGCGCCAGCCAAAGCAGAGCCGACACCTACGTTACTGACTTCTACAATGGTGCCGTCAACGAACGGCAAAACAGTCACCGAGGTAGAACTACTGGAGCTAGTGGCAAAACGCACCGGGTATCCATCAGATACAGTCTCCCCGGATTCTAGACTATTGGACGATTTAAACCTCGACTCGATTAAGGCAGCGGATCTAGTAGCCACCGCCGCCAAGCAGGTTGGAGTGGAAGGTAAGCTTGACCCTTCTCAGTTTGCGAATGCAACAATTGCAGATATAGCTACAGCAATCCGTGAAGCCCAAGAGGTATACCCGGATGCACAGATAAAATCTACTATATTTACACCCACTTCTGGTAGCAAGATTGACAGCACTTCCAACTGGGTGCGTAACTTTTCTATCGAATACGTACCCAAAGAGGCTCCGCAATGCAAGCAAGAAGATTGGCAAAGTGCGAATGTTCTCATTGTGGCGGATACCGAACAGGCTGAGGTGGTGAAAGCATTACGCGAGCAGCTATTCTCAGTTGGCGCAGATGTTAAGACAGTTAGTTACAGTACGCTACTGCAAGAAGGTTTCTCAGACAGTTTCTCTCACAAAATTGCTGTACTACCACGAACAATTTCTTCACAAACAAATGCGCCCATACCTTTATCCCAAACAGTGGCACGGCTAAGGAGCATAGCTACCCTACCAAAGACAGAGGCTGGATCTGGTCGTAAATCTTGTGTGGCTTACGTGCAGTTTGGCGGTGGTGACTTTGGTCAAACCAGAAGGGTAGTGCCAGAGGACTGTTGTGCGGCTGCTTTTGCACGCAGCCTGCACCACGAGCAACCAGATATTTATGTCCGCGTTATTGATTTCTGGGAGCAGATTGAACCCGATCGTGCTGCATCTCTGATTGTTTGCGAGTTATCAGGAACAGAGCCATGTACTACAGTGGGCTACAATGCTGAAGGAGTGCGCTTGGAGCCTCAAGCTCGCCTTCAACAGCCGATCGAATACCTGCGGCGATCGCTAACCTGGTCGGCACAGGATGTAATTTTGGTAACAGGTGGTGCCAAAGGAATTACCGCTGAGTGTGCGCTGGCTGTTGCCCGCACTACGGGGGCACAACTAGCCTTAGTTGGTAGTTCGCCTTCTGGCAACGACAGCGAGGTAGCACGCACCCTTGAGCGTTTCCAAAATGCAGGTCTGACCTGTCGCTATTATTCTTGCGATATTACTGACTCTTGTGCCGTCGCAGAGCTAGTCGCCACAGTGACTGCTGAACTTGGGTCAATTACCGCTGTGGTGCATGGTGCAGGAATCAACAAGCCACGTCGCATTTCCCAAGTAAGTGTTGAAGACGCCGTGGCTGAGGTGTCGCCGAAGCTACTTGGAGCATACAATCTCTTCCAAGCCTTGGCATCGGCTCCCCCACGGCTCTTTATTGCGTTTACCTCAATCATTGGCGTAACTGGAATGCCTGGAAATGCGTGGTACGCATTTTCCAACGAGTTACTAGACCTCATGCTGCGCCGTTTTGCCAGTGACCACCAAGAAATGGCTGTGCAAGCGATCGCTTACAGTGTGTGGGATGACGTTGGCATGGCAGCCCGTATGGGTAGTGTAAAAAACTTGGCTCAGATGGGGATTAGGGCTATCCCGAGCGAAGAAGGTGTCCGTCGCTTCCTACAACTGTTTGAATGCGATCCGGGCGCAAAGCAAGTGGTGGTAGCCGCGCGGTTGGGAGGATTAGACACTTGGTCGCCCATCACCCTACCACCTGCTACTGGCTTGCGTTTCGTACAACAGGTGTGCTACTGTGAGCCGGGAGTGGAACTTAAGCTTCGTACTCGTCTGAGTTTGGCAGCAGACCTCTACGTACAGGAACATGTGTATCGCGGCTCCTACCTGTTCCCAACAGTTTTTGGTCTAGAGGCAATGGCACAAGCTACTGCCTATGTTATCGGCGAGCAACAGCCGTCTATTGTGCGGATTGAGGATATATCCTTAGATCGCCCAGTGGTCGTCGATCCGACCGAAGGAGTGGAAATTGAGCTACATGCCGAAGTGATGGAGATGAATGCCCAAGGAGAAAGACGAGTTAAAGTCGGCATTCGGACTGAGCAAACTGGTTTTGCCGGTGACCACTTTGCAGCGACTTTAGTTTTAGGTGAGTTAGTGGTAGGAGAACTAGCAGCACCGGAACTGGGTGAAGCGCTTGATATAGATCCCAAGACGGATCTCTACGGAAATCTGCTCTTCCAAGGTCCGCGCTTTCAAAGGATCAAGTCACTTTTCGCACTTGTTCAAAATAAGTGTGTATTTCAATCCTACGTACAAGCCGCTACTGAATTGAGTTCGGAGAGCTTCGCGCCTGGGCTTGGTAGCGACCTCGTGCTTGGAGATCCTTACTTTAGAGATGTTCTGCTCCAGTCGATGCAACTGACCGTTCCGCAAGATACCTGCTTGCCGATACACATCGAAAAGATTGAATTGTTCTCCTGCCCTAGTCTGGATTGTGGCTCTAGGGTAGTCACCGCACTGCTCCAGCGGCGAGAAGATCGCGAGTATATTGGTGAGGTGATCGCCACTTCGGAGCAGGGATACGTGGTGGAGAGGCTGACGGGCTATCGGCTACGCATTCTCGAAGAACATCCGGAAAACCCGACGGCAGTCGATCTGGCATTCCCAGAAGCACGCGATGAAGACCACCTACGCCATATTTTGCAGACCACCTGCAAGGCTTTGGGGTTGAGTCAGCCAGCCGTCGCTCTGGGAATACCTAACCTGCAAGGCAAGAATCGGGAGCAGCGACGGCAGCAGCAACACCCGATCGCTGCTCGTGCATTACAGGCGCAGCTAGCGTTACCCTCACAAGAGGATCTCGTCTTTGAAATTGAGACTCTACCATCGGGAAAACCTGTGTTTTCAGGAGCTATAGCAGCTGAACTCAACATATCGTTGTCCCATGACGATCGCTACTGCCTGTGTGTCGTCGGCTCAACTCCCCAAGGGTGTGACATCGAACCGATTGCCCATCGCACTGCGGATAACTGGAGTGCGCTTCTTGGGGTTTTTCGTAACTCAGTAGTAGAGGAGCTAGTACGAGGAGGCGAACCACGCGATCGCGCTGCGACTCGTATCTGGTCGGCATTGGAAGCGGTAAGGAAGGCGTTCAATGGCTCAGACCCACAGTTTTCGGTTGAAAAGCAACAATCAGATGCAGTGCTTTTGCGGACACAGACATTATCAGGCACTTACTTCGTCCTTACCTTACCTATCAAGCTGACACGCGGTTTAGAGCGGATGGTGGCTCTGATCGTATCTGAGCAGTCGAAGAACGTGCTGTTGGATCATCAGACCTCTAATAACGATGTCTATCAAAGTCTCGCCCACAACCACAAAGTACGCTACACCTACGATGGACCGCAAGGGCAACCAGTTTACGAACAGCGTTTTCAAGTTTCTTTCAAGGACAGTGCCAGCATCAGTCGTCGCGTGTCCTTTTCTCAATACATCTCCTGGATAGGAAAGATTCGCGAACTCCCGATGGAGAGTATTGCCCCACAGTTATTATCGGATTTCCGCAACGAATGGGGAATGGTGACCAATGCAGTTAGTCTCCGGGTTTTGGGAGAAGCCACATCCTACGACATCATTCAGGCTCGATGCTGGATGGGAAATGTTGTTGGCTCCTCCTTTAACACTTATATTGAGTTTTGCAAAGTGCTGCCAGACAATTCTCTAGAGCGGTTAGCGATCGGCGAGGTAAAAGCAACTTGGGTGCGTCTGGTTAGCTATGGCGTTCCCTCTCCCAGGTCATTTCCGCAATACCTTGAAGAGTACCTTAATCAATTTTCTGCCAAGAAACCAGCTACCCTCGACCTTAAGAACCCTGCCACGCTTAACCTATCACCGCTACCCGCCAGCCTTTCCCAACTAGAAGCTGGTCAGGTAGTATACGATACTCCTCCAGGACCTAATGGTGGCAAGGTACTGCGAACCGAGACGTTTCAAACTACGCTTGAAGAATCGAACTTAGTGGGCAACGTCTACTACGGAAACTACTTTATTTGGCAAGGGCGAGTTCGAGACCTTTTCTTATACTCCATAGCACCTGAATACTTACGAGTCTCTGAGCCGCATGGCGAGATGATTTGCTTGTACAGCCGAATGGACTACCTACGCGAGGCAATGCCTTTCGATCGCGTTCGTGTTATTCTCTCTGTACAATCGGTTTTTATGTGTGGAGCCATATTCAGCTTCGAGTTTTTCCGAGAGCAGCCAGATGGTCAAATGCAGAAGTTGCAGGTAGGGCAACAAGAGGTGGTGTGGGTTGAGCGGCTCGCCGATGGAACTCCTATCGCTCATCCTTGGCCAGAGGTAGTCATGCATTCTCTTTTAGAAAGGTCATCACAAGTTAGCACATGA
- a CDS encoding NAD(P)/FAD-dependent oxidoreductase has protein sequence MYSTQLQEYDVVIMGAGFAGNCQARHLLLNIPNIKIALVDPRSEERTDKDLKLGESTIEVAALFLTKELGLSEYMIENHPPKSGLNFHWPKNPAKTETTDDYYHVWSNRQVPIPSFQFNRAKLERDLLKMNKKMGVAFYNGRVVDVDLTSGDAIKTVKVKLGSDEIELKAKHVIDAAGRKFIIGHKTDNVLFGPKNLFGLNNGSAWVRVKNVDRTIFHSGYDPTGASTSHYYATNHWFGQGHWLWMIPTDKKSMELSIGVMHHHDVIPANQINTQKKFYSFLKANHNILYKIVSSSDNVDFHYLPRTAHTSKVMFSPDNWYVIGDAAYIFDAFYSYGTTTVAFAIESVTEIIRAQLAGEAEVEKKRAAYNDFNLALARSVNCLYRSHSKQLGHASVMSWRIYFEYMWWFGVQVPMYIGKWHLDLTFIPIYLKTLNSNTDGLFAELYEQFNQLVERGANIGLMDCYRADQLIGGYHTLKHFDNFLENTKFEPRRCNVFAGLKHTCFYVALWYVMFQWKGFGLAGVLAPRHLYHFFRLLALSSQGAVGELVYRYKTKGLPNNSQVEKMRQEFKSYK, from the coding sequence ATGTACAGTACCCAGTTGCAAGAGTATGATGTCGTTATTATGGGCGCGGGATTTGCAGGTAACTGCCAAGCCCGACACCTCCTGCTCAATATCCCTAATATTAAAATTGCCCTAGTCGATCCGCGATCGGAAGAACGGACAGACAAGGACTTAAAACTTGGTGAGTCAACTATCGAAGTCGCTGCTCTTTTCCTTACCAAGGAGTTAGGACTCAGCGAGTACATGATTGAAAATCATCCACCCAAGTCTGGGCTAAACTTCCACTGGCCGAAAAACCCAGCTAAAACGGAAACTACTGACGACTACTATCACGTATGGTCTAACCGACAGGTACCTATTCCCTCTTTTCAGTTTAACCGAGCCAAGCTGGAGCGGGATTTGCTCAAGATGAACAAGAAAATGGGGGTTGCTTTCTACAACGGTCGTGTAGTAGATGTAGATTTAACCTCAGGCGACGCGATTAAAACCGTTAAAGTTAAACTAGGCAGCGACGAAATAGAACTTAAGGCTAAACATGTCATCGACGCTGCGGGACGTAAATTCATCATTGGACATAAGACCGACAATGTACTCTTCGGTCCAAAAAATCTCTTTGGACTCAACAACGGCTCTGCATGGGTGCGTGTCAAAAACGTCGATCGTACTATCTTCCATAGCGGTTATGACCCAACAGGTGCTTCGACCAGCCATTACTATGCCACCAATCACTGGTTTGGTCAAGGTCATTGGTTGTGGATGATTCCAACTGACAAAAAATCGATGGAATTGTCAATTGGAGTTATGCACCATCATGACGTTATACCTGCTAACCAGATTAATACTCAGAAAAAGTTTTACTCCTTCTTAAAAGCTAACCACAACATTCTCTATAAAATCGTCAGCAGTAGTGATAACGTTGACTTCCACTACTTGCCGAGAACTGCACATACCAGTAAGGTGATGTTTTCCCCAGATAACTGGTATGTGATTGGAGATGCAGCTTACATCTTTGACGCTTTCTATTCCTATGGAACAACGACTGTTGCCTTTGCGATTGAAAGTGTAACTGAAATTATTCGTGCCCAATTAGCCGGCGAAGCAGAAGTTGAGAAAAAACGGGCTGCCTACAACGATTTCAACCTTGCCTTAGCACGAAGTGTCAACTGCCTATACCGCAGTCACTCCAAACAACTTGGTCACGCAAGCGTTATGAGCTGGCGCATCTACTTTGAATATATGTGGTGGTTTGGAGTACAGGTGCCAATGTACATAGGCAAATGGCATTTAGATTTAACGTTTATCCCTATATACTTGAAGACCCTAAATAGCAATACAGATGGACTATTCGCTGAATTGTACGAACAGTTTAACCAGCTAGTTGAGCGGGGCGCAAACATCGGGCTTATGGATTGCTACCGGGCGGATCAGCTAATTGGAGGCTACCATACGTTGAAGCACTTTGATAACTTTTTGGAAAACACCAAATTTGAACCAAGGCGGTGTAATGTCTTTGCAGGCTTGAAACACACCTGCTTCTACGTTGCCCTGTGGTATGTTATGTTCCAGTGGAAAGGTTTTGGTCTGGCTGGAGTACTAGCTCCACGACACCTTTACCACTTTTTCCGACTACTGGCTTTATCGAGCCAAGGTGCAGTGGGGGAACTAGTCTATCGCTACAAGACCAAAGGTCTTCCGAACAACAGTCAAGTTGAGAAGATGCGACAAGAGTTTAAGAGCTATAAATAA
- a CDS encoding PEP-CTERM sorting domain-containing protein yields the protein MVFSFLLSPLLGFQILPPPPNDYSHRVDFSGSILNNQGLVAYQGLDPSAVNFGHSGGAKNAVNIGSPYYVTGREGSPEIPSPGATRSANVTGLENFPILSNYLENNNISLNSIGFGLNQKEGRSFEETWNLGNNILGEDWYASPDSTIEENIYKANPDDVEWGLYYNKTKIVDFGYTDIYVAVDFGPTTSFLDDTSFNFTNPVSATKSAGLDQLQGGLADAFLQDVNDAGGKVRVSSSAPVTLETVRLATSDKYTMRVFSFAGSIQAVKAVPEPSSQLGIFAFGVLGVGFWLRKKHKIASCKKRFDHNQCR from the coding sequence ATGGTTTTCAGTTTTCTTCTTAGTCCGCTCCTTGGCTTTCAGATTTTGCCGCCCCCACCAAACGATTATTCGCATAGAGTTGATTTTTCTGGCTCTATTTTAAATAATCAGGGGCTTGTTGCTTATCAGGGCTTAGATCCCTCTGCCGTAAATTTTGGTCATTCCGGAGGTGCCAAAAATGCTGTAAATATAGGCTCTCCCTACTATGTAACTGGTCGAGAGGGAAGTCCGGAAATACCTTCACCCGGTGCTACTAGATCGGCGAATGTGACTGGACTTGAAAATTTTCCGATCCTTAGTAACTACCTGGAGAATAACAACATTTCCCTAAATAGTATTGGTTTTGGTCTCAATCAGAAAGAAGGTCGCAGTTTTGAGGAAACTTGGAATTTAGGTAATAATATTTTGGGTGAAGATTGGTATGCTAGTCCAGATTCAACTATTGAGGAAAATATTTATAAAGCAAATCCTGATGACGTAGAATGGGGGCTTTATTACAACAAAACCAAAATCGTTGATTTTGGTTATACTGATATCTACGTAGCTGTTGACTTCGGTCCTACAACGTCTTTTTTGGATGATACTAGTTTTAACTTTACTAACCCAGTTTCAGCAACAAAGTCGGCTGGTTTAGACCAATTACAAGGGGGGTTAGCCGATGCTTTTTTGCAAGATGTTAATGATGCTGGTGGAAAGGTTAGAGTATCATCTAGCGCCCCTGTCACTTTGGAAACAGTTAGACTAGCAACTAGCGATAAATACACAATGCGAGTTTTTTCATTTGCGGGATCTATTCAAGCAGTTAAAGCAGTACCTGAACCATCTTCGCAATTAGGAATTTTCGCTTTTGGGGTTTTAGGTGTCGGTTTTTGGCTCAGAAAAAAACACAAAATAGCCAGTTGCAAAAAGAGATTTGATCACAATCAGTGCCGATGA